In a genomic window of Zootoca vivipara chromosome 5, rZooViv1.1, whole genome shotgun sequence:
- the PLAC9 gene encoding placenta-specific protein 9 isoform X1: MLCIWPLLFILMLNGQGLVAADPVTDLTGSSEQNDWCDDHNTIHKRLDTIQEQVEKTADLLDSEVKSLLNTISETAWNVPLAPGTPLMDIFEDTS; this comes from the exons ATGCTTTGCATTTGGCCTCTGCTTTTTATTCTAATGCTGAACGGACAAGGATTGG TTGCTGCTGATCCTGTCACTGATCTCACAGGGAGTTCGGAGCAGAATGACTGGTGTGATGACCACAATACAATTCATAAGCGCTTAGATACTATCCAAGAG CAGGTGGAAAAGACGGCTGATCTTCTTGACTCTGAAGTCAAGTCCCTGCTCAACACCATAAGTGAAACTGCATGGAATGTTCCTCTTGCTCCTGGAACTCCCTTGATGGATATCTTTGAAG ATACCAGTTGA
- the PLAC9 gene encoding placenta-specific protein 9 isoform X2, protein MLCIWPLLFILMLNGQGLVAADPVTDLTGSSEQNDWCDDHNTIHKRLDTIQEVEKTADLLDSEVKSLLNTISETAWNVPLAPGTPLMDIFEDTS, encoded by the exons ATGCTTTGCATTTGGCCTCTGCTTTTTATTCTAATGCTGAACGGACAAGGATTGG TTGCTGCTGATCCTGTCACTGATCTCACAGGGAGTTCGGAGCAGAATGACTGGTGTGATGACCACAATACAATTCATAAGCGCTTAGATACTATCCAAGAG GTGGAAAAGACGGCTGATCTTCTTGACTCTGAAGTCAAGTCCCTGCTCAACACCATAAGTGAAACTGCATGGAATGTTCCTCTTGCTCCTGGAACTCCCTTGATGGATATCTTTGAAG ATACCAGTTGA
- the ANXA11 gene encoding annexin A11 yields MSYPGYPPAGGYPPAAPGGNPWGAPSYPPANPPPIGLENVGSYASQFNQDYMSGMASNMSGTFGGANAPQSMYPQAPGGYPPVPPGGFGQAPGGYGQPPQGQQPSYGMYPPVPGGNPPTGMPSYPGYPGGPMPPAGQQPQPYPGQQPYPGQQPMPPSGHQQPMPSYPPGPAVNPSMPSYPGPTVPTITPGATMQSGNRGTIRDAPSFDPLRDAEVLRKAMKGFGTDEQAIIDCLGSRSNKQRQQILLSFKTAYGKDLIKDLKSELSGNFERAILAMMKTPIQFDVYEIKEAIKGAGTDEACLIEILASRSNEHIREISRAYKAEYKKTLEEAIRSDTSGHFQRLLISLSQGNRDESTSVNMAAVQSDAQALYAAGENRLGTDESKFNAILCARSRAHLIAVFSEYQRMCNRDIEKSIIREMSGDLESGMLAVVKCVRNTPAFFAERLHKAMKGAGTKDRTLIRIMVSRSEVDLLDIRQEYKRMYGKSLYTDITGDTSGDYRKILLKLCGGND; encoded by the exons ATGAGTTATCCCGGGTATCCTCCTGCCGGTGGTTATCCACCTGCTGCTCCAG gtggCAACCCCTGGGGGGCTCCCAGCTATCCTCCTGCAAACCCTCCTCCAATTGGGCTAGAAAATGTTGGAAGCTATGCCAGCCAGTTTAATCAGGACTATATGTCAGGCATG GCTTCCAACATGTCGGGAACATTTGGTGGTGCCAACGCGCCACAGAGCATGTACCCTCAAGCCCCCGGTGGCTACCCCCCAGTTCCCCCAGGGGGCTTTGGACAAGCTCCTGGAGGCTATGGACAACCTCCTCAAGGACAGCAGCCATCCTACGGAATGTACCCACCAGTGCCAGGAGGAAACCCGCCAACAGGAATGCCATCTTATCCAGGGTACCCAGGTGGCCCCATGCCACCAGCAGGACAGCAGCCCCAGCCGTATCCTGGGCAACAGCCATATCCTGGGCAGCAGCCAATGCCGCCATCAGGGCACCAGCAGCCTATGCCAAGTTACCCTCCTGGCCCAGCTGTTAATCCTTCTATGCCATCTTACCCAGGACCAACAGTGCCCACCATTACTCCCGGAGCA ACAATGCAGTCGGGAAACCGAGGCACAATCCGTGATGCTCCGTCCTTTGACCCTCTGAGGGACGCAGAGGTGTTGAGGAAAGCCATGAAAGGGTTTG GAACCGACGAGCAGGCAATCATTGATTGTCTGGGAAGTCGCTCGAACAAGCAACGCCAGCAGATTCTGCTCTCTTTCAAAACTGCTTATGGAAAG gaTTTGATCAAGGACCTAAAGTCTGAGCTTTCCGGCAACTTCGAGAGGGCAATCTTGGCAATGATGAAGACTCCTATCCAGTTTGATGTTTATGAAATAAAAGAAGCCATCAAG GGCGCTGGCACGGATGAAGCCTGCCTGATAGAAATCCTGGCATCTCGCAGCAATGAGCACATTCGGGAAATCAGTCGGGCATACAAAGCGG AGTATAAGAAAACTTTGGAAGAAGCCATCAGAAGCGACACATCTGGACACTTCCAGAGGCTTTTAATCTCACTGTCTCAG GGAAACAGAGATGAAAGTACCAGTGTCAACATGGCGGCTGTCCAAAGCGATGCTCAG GCGCTGTATGCAGCAGGAGAAAATCGACTTGGAACTGATGAGTCCAAATTCAATGCAATTCTCTGTGCCAGAAGTAGAGCTCACCTAATAGCAG TTTTCAGTGAATATCAGCGAATGTGTAACCGTGACATTGAGAAGAGCATAATCAGAGAGATGTCTGGAGACCTTGAATCTGGGATGCTGGCAGTAG TTAAGTGTGTAAGAAATACACCTGCTTTCTTTGCTGAGAGGCTACACAAGGCCATGAAG GGAGCTGGAACCAAAGACCGGACTCTCATTCGCATCATGGTGTCACGCAGTGAGGTTGACCTGCTAGACATAAGGCAGGAATACAAGAGGATGTATGGCAAATCTCTCTACACAGACATTACG GGTGACACTTCTGGAGACTACAGGAAGATCCTGCTGAAATTGTGTGGTGGAAATGACTAA